In Bubalus bubalis isolate 160015118507 breed Murrah chromosome 3, NDDB_SH_1, whole genome shotgun sequence, a genomic segment contains:
- the SGSM2 gene encoding small G protein signaling modulator 2 isoform X3 has product MGSAEDAVKEKLLWNVKKEVKQIMEEAVTRKFVHEDSSHILALCGAVEACLLHQLRRRAAGFLRSDKMAALFTKVGKTCPVAGEICHKVQELQQQVEGRKPLAGNQETLRRQGSASGKAPALSLQALKHIWVRTALIEKVLDKVVQYLVENCSKYYEKEALLADPVFGPILASLLVGPCALEYTKLKTADHYWTDPSADELVQRHRIRGPPHRQDSPAKRPALGIRKRHSSGSASEDRLAACAREYVESLHQNSRARLLYGKNNVLVQPKEDMEAVPGYLSLHQSAESLTLKWTPNQLMNGTLGDSELEKSVYWDYALVVPFSQIVCIHCHQQKSGGTLVLVSQDGIQRPPLHFPQGGHLLSFLSCLENGLLPRGQLEPPLWTQQGKGKVFPRLRKRSSLRSVDAEDVSTGRATDYVFRIIYPGHRHEHITINYHHLAASRAASVDDDEEEEDKLHAMLSMICSRNLTAPNPMKDAGDMIEMQGFGPSLPAWHLQPLCSQGFSCLSCSTSSSPYAPPSHCSCVPDRLPLRLLCESMKRQIVSRAFYGWLAYCRHLSTVRTHLSALVHHNIVPPARPPGASGGLTKDVWSKYQKDEKNYKELELLRQVYYGGVEHEIRQDVWPFLLGHYKFGMSKKEMEQVDTVVAARYQRVLAEWKACEVVVRQREREAHPATLTKFSSGSSIDSHVQRLIHRDSTISNDVFVSVDDLEPPGPPGPKDPRPEAEPGAEAGPTGTAMVEQQSVEFDSPDSGLPSSRNYSVTSGIQSSIDEGQMGFEEEDGAGEEGSAGMVPKAQVSEPQEPGQEKALPAGELEAGEELAAVCAAAYTIELLDTVALNLHRIDKDVQRCDRNYCYVWEHLDVGYVQGMCDLLAPLLVVLDNDQLAYSCFSHLMKRMSQNFPNGGAMDAHFANMRSLIQILDSELFELMHQNGDYTHFYFCYRWFLLDFKRELPYEDVFAVWEVIWAARHISSEHFVLFIALALVEAYREIIRDNNMDFTDIIKFFNERAEHHDAQEILRIARDLVHKVQTLIENK; this is encoded by the exons GTGAAGCAAATCATGGAGGAGGCTGTCACCAGGAAGTTTGTGCATGAAGATAGCAGCCACATCCTTGCTCTGTGTG GTGCGGTGGAGGCTTGCCTCCTGCATCAGCTGAGGCGCCGCGCTGCCGGCTTCCTGCGCAGTGACAAGATGGCAGCCCTGTTCACCAAGGTGGGGAAGACGTGCCCAGTGGCCGGGGAGATTTGCCACAAGGTGCAGGAGCTGCAGCAGCAAGTGGAGGGCAG GAAACCCTTGGCAGGCAACCAGGAGACCCTGCGGAGACAGGGCTCTGCCAGCGGGAAGGCCCCAGCCCTCAGCCTGCAGGCCCTGAAGCACATATGGGTGCGCACAGCGCTGATCGAGAAAGTGCTGGACAAGGTCGTGCAGTACCTGGTGGAGAACTGCAG CAAGTACTACGAGAAGGAGGCATTACTGGCAGACCCTGTGTTTGGCCCCATCTTGGCCTCTCTTCTAG TGGGACCCTGTGCCTTGGAGTATACCAAGCTCAAAACAGCCGACCACTACTGGACCGACCCCTCTGCTGATGAGCTGGTCCAGAGACACCGTATCCGGGGTCCCCCGCATCGCCAGGACTCCCCTGCGAAGCGCCCAGCCCTAGGA ATCCGTAAGCGACACTCAAGCGGCAGTGCGTCGGAAGACAGGCTTGCCGCCTGCGCCCGCGAGTACGTGGAGTCGCTGCACCAGAACTCCAGGGCCCGGCTGCTCTACGGCAAGAACAACGTGCTGGTGCAGCCG AAGGAGGACATGGAGGCTGTCCCTGGCTACCTCTCCCTCCACCAGTCTGCAGAGAGCCTCACTCTGAAGTGGACCCCCAACCAGCTCATGAATGGGACTCTGGGGGACTCTGAGCTGGAAAAGAG CGTCTACTGGGACTACGCCCTGGTCGTGCCCTTCAGTCAGATCGTGTGCATCCACTGCCACCAGCAAA AGAGCGGCGGCACGCTCGTGCTGGTGAGCCAGGACGGCATCCAGAGGCCCCCGCTGCACTTCCCGCAAGGGGGCCACCTGCTATCCTTCCTGTCCTGCCTGGAGAACGGCCTTCTGCCTCGAGGGCAGCTGGAGCCCCCACTCTGGACCCAGCAGGGGAAG GGGAAGGTGTTCCCCAGGCTACGGAAGCGCAGCAGCCTGCGGTCCGTGGACGCGGAGGATGTGAGCACAGGGCGAGCGACCGACTACGTGTTCCGGATCATCTACCCTGGCCACAGACACGAGCACA TCACTATTAACTACCACCACCTAGCGGCCAGCCGCGCGGCCTCGGTGGACgatgatgaggaagaggaggataAACTACACGCGATGCTCTCAATGATCTGCTCGCGGAACCTCACAGCTCCCAATCCGATGAAAG ATGCTGGCGACATGATCGAGATGCAGGGCTTTGGGCCCAGCCTGCCAGCCTGGCATCTACAGCCCCTGTGCAGCCAGGgcttctcctgcctctcctgctccACCAGCAGCTCCCCCTATGCGCCCCCCAGCCACTGCAGCTGTGTACCTGACCG GTTGCCCCTCAGGCTGCTGTGTGAGAGCATGAAGAGGCAGATCGTGTCCCGGGCCTTCTACGGCT GGCTGGCCTACTGCCGCCACCTGTCCACCGTGCGCACTCACCTGTCAGCGCTGGTGCATCACAACATCGTCCCGCCCGCCCGGCCCCCGGGGGCCTCGGGGGGCCTCACCAAGGACGTGTGGAGCAAGTATCAGAAGGACGAAAAG AACTACAAGGAGCTGGAGCTGCTGCGGCAGGTCTACTACGGAGGCGTGGAACATGAGATCCGCCAGGACGTCTGGCCGTTCCTGCTTGGCCACTACAAGTTTGGCATGAGCAAGAAGGAGATGGAGCAG GTGGACACAGTGGTGGCAGCGAGGTACCAGCGGGTGTTGGCGGAGTGGAAGGCCTGCGAGGTGGTGGTGAGGCAGCGGGAGCGGGAGGCTCACCCGGCCACACTCACCAAGTTCTCCTCGGGCAGCAGCATCGACAGCCACGTTCAGCGCCTCATCCACCGAGACTCCACCATCAGCAATGAC GTGTTCGTCTCTGTGGATGACCTGGAGCCTCCAGGGCCCCCGGGCCCCAAAGACCCCAGACCAGAGGCTGAGCCGGGGGCGGAGGCCGGGCCCACGGGCACGGCCATGGTGGAGCAGCAGTCAGTGGAGTTCGACTCTCCAGACTCGGGCCTGCCTTCCTCCCGCAACTACTCCGTGACCTCGGGCATCCAGTCGAGCATAGACGAGGGCCAGATGGGCTTTGAGGAGGAGGACGGTGCTGGGGAGGAAGGCTCCGCCGGGATGGTCCCCAAAGCCCAGGTCTCCGAGCCCCAAGAACCCGGCCAGGAGAAGGCCTTGCCGGCTGGCGAGCTGGAGGCCGGGGAGGAGCTCGCGGCCGTGTGCGCTGCTGCCTACACT ATAGAATTACTGGACACCGTGGCCTTAAACCTGCATCGCATAGACAAGGACGTGCAGCGATGTGACCGCAACTACTG CTATGTGTGGGAGCATCTGGACGTGGGCTACGTGCAGGGCATGTGCGACCTGCTGGCACCTCTCCTGGTCGTCCTGGACAATG ACCAGCTGGCCTACAGCTGTTTCAGCCACCTCATGAAGAGGATGAGCCAGAACTTCCCCAATGGGGGTGCCATGGACGCCCACTTTGCTAACATGCGCTCCCTTATCCAG ATCCTGGATTCAGAGCTGTTTGAACTCATGCATCAGAATGGAGACTACACCCACTTCTACTTCTGTTACCGCTGGTTCCTGCTAGATTTTAAGAGAG AGCTGCCGTACGAGGATGTATTCGCTGTGTGGGAGGTGATCTGGGCAGCCCGGCACATCTCCTCGGAGCACTTTGTCCTGTTCATCGCCCTGGCCCTGGTGGAGGCCTACCGAGAGATCATCCGCGACAACAACATGGACTTCACCGACATCATCAAATTCTTCAACG AGCGGGCTGAGCATCATGACGCCCAGGAGATCCTGAGGATTGCCCGGGACCTAGTCCACAAGGTGCAGACGCTCATAGAGAACAAGTGA
- the SGSM2 gene encoding small G protein signaling modulator 2 isoform X6 has translation MGSAEDAVKEKLLWNVKKEVKQIMEEAVTRKFVHEDSSHILALCGAVEACLLHQLRRRAAGFLRSDKMAALFTKVGKTCPVAGEICHKVQELQQQVEGRKPLAGNQETLRRQGSASGKAPALSLQALKHIWVRTALIEKVLDKVVQYLVENCSKYYEKEALLADPVFGPILASLLVGPCALEYTKLKTADHYWTDPSADELVQRHRIRGPPHRQDSPAKRPALGIRKRHSSGSASEDRLAACAREYVESLHQNSRARLLYGKNNVLVQPKEDMEAVPGYLSLHQSAESLTLKWTPNQLMNGTLGDSELEKSVYWDYALVVPFSQIVCIHCHQQKSGGTLVLVSQDGIQRPPLHFPQGGHLLSFLSCLENGLLPRGQLEPPLWTQQGKGKVFPRLRKRSSLRSVDAEDVSTGRATDYVFRIIYPGHRHEHNAGDMIEMQGFGPSLPAWHLQPLCSQGFSCLSCSTSSSPYAPPSHCSCVPDRLPLRLLCESMKRQIVSRAFYGWLAYCRHLSTVRTHLSALVHHNIVPPARPPGASGGLTKDVWSKYQKDEKNYKELELLRQVYYGGVEHEIRQDVWPFLLGHYKFGMSKKEMEQVDTVVAARYQRVLAEWKACEVVVRQREREAHPATLTKFSSGSSIDSHVQRLIHRDSTISNDVFVSVDDLEPPGPPGPKDPRPEAEPGAEAGPTGTAMVEQQSVEFDSPDSGLPSSRNYSVTSGIQSSIDEGQMGFEEEDGAGEEGSAGMVPKAQVSEPQEPGQEKALPAGELEAGEELAAVCAAAYTIELLDTVALNLHRIDKDVQRCDRNYWYFTPPNLERLRDVMCSYVWEHLDVGYVQGMCDLLAPLLVVLDNDQLAYSCFSHLMKRMSQNFPNGGAMDAHFANMRSLIQILDSELFELMHQNGDYTHFYFCYRWFLLDFKRELPYEDVFAVWEVIWAARHISSEHFVLFIALALVEAYREIIRDNNMDFTDIIKFFNERAEHHDAQEILRIARDLVHKVQTLIENK, from the exons GTGAAGCAAATCATGGAGGAGGCTGTCACCAGGAAGTTTGTGCATGAAGATAGCAGCCACATCCTTGCTCTGTGTG GTGCGGTGGAGGCTTGCCTCCTGCATCAGCTGAGGCGCCGCGCTGCCGGCTTCCTGCGCAGTGACAAGATGGCAGCCCTGTTCACCAAGGTGGGGAAGACGTGCCCAGTGGCCGGGGAGATTTGCCACAAGGTGCAGGAGCTGCAGCAGCAAGTGGAGGGCAG GAAACCCTTGGCAGGCAACCAGGAGACCCTGCGGAGACAGGGCTCTGCCAGCGGGAAGGCCCCAGCCCTCAGCCTGCAGGCCCTGAAGCACATATGGGTGCGCACAGCGCTGATCGAGAAAGTGCTGGACAAGGTCGTGCAGTACCTGGTGGAGAACTGCAG CAAGTACTACGAGAAGGAGGCATTACTGGCAGACCCTGTGTTTGGCCCCATCTTGGCCTCTCTTCTAG TGGGACCCTGTGCCTTGGAGTATACCAAGCTCAAAACAGCCGACCACTACTGGACCGACCCCTCTGCTGATGAGCTGGTCCAGAGACACCGTATCCGGGGTCCCCCGCATCGCCAGGACTCCCCTGCGAAGCGCCCAGCCCTAGGA ATCCGTAAGCGACACTCAAGCGGCAGTGCGTCGGAAGACAGGCTTGCCGCCTGCGCCCGCGAGTACGTGGAGTCGCTGCACCAGAACTCCAGGGCCCGGCTGCTCTACGGCAAGAACAACGTGCTGGTGCAGCCG AAGGAGGACATGGAGGCTGTCCCTGGCTACCTCTCCCTCCACCAGTCTGCAGAGAGCCTCACTCTGAAGTGGACCCCCAACCAGCTCATGAATGGGACTCTGGGGGACTCTGAGCTGGAAAAGAG CGTCTACTGGGACTACGCCCTGGTCGTGCCCTTCAGTCAGATCGTGTGCATCCACTGCCACCAGCAAA AGAGCGGCGGCACGCTCGTGCTGGTGAGCCAGGACGGCATCCAGAGGCCCCCGCTGCACTTCCCGCAAGGGGGCCACCTGCTATCCTTCCTGTCCTGCCTGGAGAACGGCCTTCTGCCTCGAGGGCAGCTGGAGCCCCCACTCTGGACCCAGCAGGGGAAG GGGAAGGTGTTCCCCAGGCTACGGAAGCGCAGCAGCCTGCGGTCCGTGGACGCGGAGGATGTGAGCACAGGGCGAGCGACCGACTACGTGTTCCGGATCATCTACCCTGGCCACAGACACGAGCACA ATGCTGGCGACATGATCGAGATGCAGGGCTTTGGGCCCAGCCTGCCAGCCTGGCATCTACAGCCCCTGTGCAGCCAGGgcttctcctgcctctcctgctccACCAGCAGCTCCCCCTATGCGCCCCCCAGCCACTGCAGCTGTGTACCTGACCG GTTGCCCCTCAGGCTGCTGTGTGAGAGCATGAAGAGGCAGATCGTGTCCCGGGCCTTCTACGGCT GGCTGGCCTACTGCCGCCACCTGTCCACCGTGCGCACTCACCTGTCAGCGCTGGTGCATCACAACATCGTCCCGCCCGCCCGGCCCCCGGGGGCCTCGGGGGGCCTCACCAAGGACGTGTGGAGCAAGTATCAGAAGGACGAAAAG AACTACAAGGAGCTGGAGCTGCTGCGGCAGGTCTACTACGGAGGCGTGGAACATGAGATCCGCCAGGACGTCTGGCCGTTCCTGCTTGGCCACTACAAGTTTGGCATGAGCAAGAAGGAGATGGAGCAG GTGGACACAGTGGTGGCAGCGAGGTACCAGCGGGTGTTGGCGGAGTGGAAGGCCTGCGAGGTGGTGGTGAGGCAGCGGGAGCGGGAGGCTCACCCGGCCACACTCACCAAGTTCTCCTCGGGCAGCAGCATCGACAGCCACGTTCAGCGCCTCATCCACCGAGACTCCACCATCAGCAATGAC GTGTTCGTCTCTGTGGATGACCTGGAGCCTCCAGGGCCCCCGGGCCCCAAAGACCCCAGACCAGAGGCTGAGCCGGGGGCGGAGGCCGGGCCCACGGGCACGGCCATGGTGGAGCAGCAGTCAGTGGAGTTCGACTCTCCAGACTCGGGCCTGCCTTCCTCCCGCAACTACTCCGTGACCTCGGGCATCCAGTCGAGCATAGACGAGGGCCAGATGGGCTTTGAGGAGGAGGACGGTGCTGGGGAGGAAGGCTCCGCCGGGATGGTCCCCAAAGCCCAGGTCTCCGAGCCCCAAGAACCCGGCCAGGAGAAGGCCTTGCCGGCTGGCGAGCTGGAGGCCGGGGAGGAGCTCGCGGCCGTGTGCGCTGCTGCCTACACT ATAGAATTACTGGACACCGTGGCCTTAAACCTGCATCGCATAGACAAGGACGTGCAGCGATGTGACCGCAACTACTGGTACTTCACACCCCCCAACCTCGAGCGGCTCCGAGACGTCATGTGCAG CTATGTGTGGGAGCATCTGGACGTGGGCTACGTGCAGGGCATGTGCGACCTGCTGGCACCTCTCCTGGTCGTCCTGGACAATG ACCAGCTGGCCTACAGCTGTTTCAGCCACCTCATGAAGAGGATGAGCCAGAACTTCCCCAATGGGGGTGCCATGGACGCCCACTTTGCTAACATGCGCTCCCTTATCCAG ATCCTGGATTCAGAGCTGTTTGAACTCATGCATCAGAATGGAGACTACACCCACTTCTACTTCTGTTACCGCTGGTTCCTGCTAGATTTTAAGAGAG AGCTGCCGTACGAGGATGTATTCGCTGTGTGGGAGGTGATCTGGGCAGCCCGGCACATCTCCTCGGAGCACTTTGTCCTGTTCATCGCCCTGGCCCTGGTGGAGGCCTACCGAGAGATCATCCGCGACAACAACATGGACTTCACCGACATCATCAAATTCTTCAACG AGCGGGCTGAGCATCATGACGCCCAGGAGATCCTGAGGATTGCCCGGGACCTAGTCCACAAGGTGCAGACGCTCATAGAGAACAAGTGA
- the SGSM2 gene encoding small G protein signaling modulator 2 isoform X7 — MGSAEDAVKEKLLWNVKKEVKQIMEEAVTRKFVHEDSSHILALCGAVEACLLHQLRRRAAGFLRSDKMAALFTKVGKTCPVAGEICHKVQELQQQVEGRKPLAGNQETLRRQGSASGKAPALSLQALKHIWVRTALIEKVLDKVVQYLVENCSKYYEKEALLADPVFGPILASLLVGPCALEYTKLKTADHYWTDPSADELVQRHRIRGPPHRQDSPAKRPALGIRKRHSSGSASEDRLAACAREYVESLHQNSRARLLYGKNNVLVQPKEDMEAVPGYLSLHQSAESLTLKWTPNQLMNGTLGDSELEKSVYWDYALVVPFSQIVCIHCHQQKSGGTLVLVSQDGIQRPPLHFPQGGHLLSFLSCLENGLLPRGQLEPPLWTQQGKGKVFPRLRKRSSLRSVDAEDVSTGRATDYVFRIIYPGHRHEHITINYHHLAASRAASVDDDEEEEDKLHAMLSMICSRNLTAPNPMKDAGDMIEMQGFGPSLPAWHLQPLCSQGFSCLSCSTSSSPYAPPSHCSCVPDRLPLRLLCESMKRQIVSRAFYGWLAYCRHLSTVRTHLSALVHHNIVPPARPPGASGGLTKDVWSKYQKDEKNYKELELLRQVYYGGVEHEIRQDVWPFLLGHYKFGMSKKEMEQVFVSVDDLEPPGPPGPKDPRPEAEPGAEAGPTGTAMVEQQSVEFDSPDSGLPSSRNYSVTSGIQSSIDEGQMGFEEEDGAGEEGSAGMVPKAQVSEPQEPGQEKALPAGELEAGEELAAVCAAAYTIELLDTVALNLHRIDKDVQRCDRNYWYFTPPNLERLRDVMCSYVWEHLDVGYVQGMCDLLAPLLVVLDNDQLAYSCFSHLMKRMSQNFPNGGAMDAHFANMRSLIQILDSELFELMHQNGDYTHFYFCYRWFLLDFKRELPYEDVFAVWEVIWAARHISSEHFVLFIALALVEAYREIIRDNNMDFTDIIKFFNERAEHHDAQEILRIARDLVHKVQTLIENK; from the exons GTGAAGCAAATCATGGAGGAGGCTGTCACCAGGAAGTTTGTGCATGAAGATAGCAGCCACATCCTTGCTCTGTGTG GTGCGGTGGAGGCTTGCCTCCTGCATCAGCTGAGGCGCCGCGCTGCCGGCTTCCTGCGCAGTGACAAGATGGCAGCCCTGTTCACCAAGGTGGGGAAGACGTGCCCAGTGGCCGGGGAGATTTGCCACAAGGTGCAGGAGCTGCAGCAGCAAGTGGAGGGCAG GAAACCCTTGGCAGGCAACCAGGAGACCCTGCGGAGACAGGGCTCTGCCAGCGGGAAGGCCCCAGCCCTCAGCCTGCAGGCCCTGAAGCACATATGGGTGCGCACAGCGCTGATCGAGAAAGTGCTGGACAAGGTCGTGCAGTACCTGGTGGAGAACTGCAG CAAGTACTACGAGAAGGAGGCATTACTGGCAGACCCTGTGTTTGGCCCCATCTTGGCCTCTCTTCTAG TGGGACCCTGTGCCTTGGAGTATACCAAGCTCAAAACAGCCGACCACTACTGGACCGACCCCTCTGCTGATGAGCTGGTCCAGAGACACCGTATCCGGGGTCCCCCGCATCGCCAGGACTCCCCTGCGAAGCGCCCAGCCCTAGGA ATCCGTAAGCGACACTCAAGCGGCAGTGCGTCGGAAGACAGGCTTGCCGCCTGCGCCCGCGAGTACGTGGAGTCGCTGCACCAGAACTCCAGGGCCCGGCTGCTCTACGGCAAGAACAACGTGCTGGTGCAGCCG AAGGAGGACATGGAGGCTGTCCCTGGCTACCTCTCCCTCCACCAGTCTGCAGAGAGCCTCACTCTGAAGTGGACCCCCAACCAGCTCATGAATGGGACTCTGGGGGACTCTGAGCTGGAAAAGAG CGTCTACTGGGACTACGCCCTGGTCGTGCCCTTCAGTCAGATCGTGTGCATCCACTGCCACCAGCAAA AGAGCGGCGGCACGCTCGTGCTGGTGAGCCAGGACGGCATCCAGAGGCCCCCGCTGCACTTCCCGCAAGGGGGCCACCTGCTATCCTTCCTGTCCTGCCTGGAGAACGGCCTTCTGCCTCGAGGGCAGCTGGAGCCCCCACTCTGGACCCAGCAGGGGAAG GGGAAGGTGTTCCCCAGGCTACGGAAGCGCAGCAGCCTGCGGTCCGTGGACGCGGAGGATGTGAGCACAGGGCGAGCGACCGACTACGTGTTCCGGATCATCTACCCTGGCCACAGACACGAGCACA TCACTATTAACTACCACCACCTAGCGGCCAGCCGCGCGGCCTCGGTGGACgatgatgaggaagaggaggataAACTACACGCGATGCTCTCAATGATCTGCTCGCGGAACCTCACAGCTCCCAATCCGATGAAAG ATGCTGGCGACATGATCGAGATGCAGGGCTTTGGGCCCAGCCTGCCAGCCTGGCATCTACAGCCCCTGTGCAGCCAGGgcttctcctgcctctcctgctccACCAGCAGCTCCCCCTATGCGCCCCCCAGCCACTGCAGCTGTGTACCTGACCG GTTGCCCCTCAGGCTGCTGTGTGAGAGCATGAAGAGGCAGATCGTGTCCCGGGCCTTCTACGGCT GGCTGGCCTACTGCCGCCACCTGTCCACCGTGCGCACTCACCTGTCAGCGCTGGTGCATCACAACATCGTCCCGCCCGCCCGGCCCCCGGGGGCCTCGGGGGGCCTCACCAAGGACGTGTGGAGCAAGTATCAGAAGGACGAAAAG AACTACAAGGAGCTGGAGCTGCTGCGGCAGGTCTACTACGGAGGCGTGGAACATGAGATCCGCCAGGACGTCTGGCCGTTCCTGCTTGGCCACTACAAGTTTGGCATGAGCAAGAAGGAGATGGAGCAG GTGTTCGTCTCTGTGGATGACCTGGAGCCTCCAGGGCCCCCGGGCCCCAAAGACCCCAGACCAGAGGCTGAGCCGGGGGCGGAGGCCGGGCCCACGGGCACGGCCATGGTGGAGCAGCAGTCAGTGGAGTTCGACTCTCCAGACTCGGGCCTGCCTTCCTCCCGCAACTACTCCGTGACCTCGGGCATCCAGTCGAGCATAGACGAGGGCCAGATGGGCTTTGAGGAGGAGGACGGTGCTGGGGAGGAAGGCTCCGCCGGGATGGTCCCCAAAGCCCAGGTCTCCGAGCCCCAAGAACCCGGCCAGGAGAAGGCCTTGCCGGCTGGCGAGCTGGAGGCCGGGGAGGAGCTCGCGGCCGTGTGCGCTGCTGCCTACACT ATAGAATTACTGGACACCGTGGCCTTAAACCTGCATCGCATAGACAAGGACGTGCAGCGATGTGACCGCAACTACTGGTACTTCACACCCCCCAACCTCGAGCGGCTCCGAGACGTCATGTGCAG CTATGTGTGGGAGCATCTGGACGTGGGCTACGTGCAGGGCATGTGCGACCTGCTGGCACCTCTCCTGGTCGTCCTGGACAATG ACCAGCTGGCCTACAGCTGTTTCAGCCACCTCATGAAGAGGATGAGCCAGAACTTCCCCAATGGGGGTGCCATGGACGCCCACTTTGCTAACATGCGCTCCCTTATCCAG ATCCTGGATTCAGAGCTGTTTGAACTCATGCATCAGAATGGAGACTACACCCACTTCTACTTCTGTTACCGCTGGTTCCTGCTAGATTTTAAGAGAG AGCTGCCGTACGAGGATGTATTCGCTGTGTGGGAGGTGATCTGGGCAGCCCGGCACATCTCCTCGGAGCACTTTGTCCTGTTCATCGCCCTGGCCCTGGTGGAGGCCTACCGAGAGATCATCCGCGACAACAACATGGACTTCACCGACATCATCAAATTCTTCAACG AGCGGGCTGAGCATCATGACGCCCAGGAGATCCTGAGGATTGCCCGGGACCTAGTCCACAAGGTGCAGACGCTCATAGAGAACAAGTGA